One Formosa agariphila KMM 3901 genomic window, GCATTTGCTTTAGTCATTCGGAGTGGGTTCGGACGTCGCCGAATCCACCAACTAGAGCATGGCGACAGGTGAACGCCTTTAAACTATATAATACTGAATAATTAGCGGTTATATATAGTTAGCTGTTGGATTTCTTATTCTCGTATTTTTTTTAAAGTGTTTAGCGCAGAAAGTATTGCTCCTTCCATATAGCCAGAGAATTCATCGGTGGATTCTGTCCCAGAAAAATATAATTTATCACCCATATAGGTTTCCTTAAATACCGGATGTCCGTTATTTTGATGTGGTATATTAATTAATCGATTACCATTTAGAATAAAGTCGTCTGTCCATATTTTTTCAGAGTAAGTTAAGGGAGTCGAGGCATCTTCTCCTAAAAGCTCCTCTAATTGCTTTAATACAAGTGCCTTTCTGAGTGCTTTAGTATAGGTTGATGAACTACCATTTAAGAAACCTGTAAAACCAAATTTATCTTCTTCAAAATTAGTATGGTCGTACATTTCAGAAACAATTCCTACATGACTGTACAACATTCCGGAGTATCCGTTTCTTCTCCAAAATGGTTCCGAATATTCTAAAACAAATTTAATGGATCCCGCCATCCAAGTTTGAACCGTTGGAAGTACAGCTGAAATATTGTTAGGCAGTTCAGGGATAAATTTAATTTGCGACCCCACCAACTGAACAGGTAAGCATAAGATAACTTTATCAGCTATAAATTTTTCTCCTTTATTGGAATGCACTATTAATTCATTTTCAATGTCTTCAATGCAAACAACTTTAGTTTTTAATTTAATGTGTTCAGCATCTATTTTTTCATATAGAGTGCTTATTAAATGCTCCGTTCCGCCTGCAATTCTATAAGATGGCGTTTCGGCTTCAGGTATATAAAATTCCTGAGCGGGTTCAAATGATTTGGTTTGAAATAAAGATTTTCCTTTAGAGTATTGGGGGAATTTTTTTAATTCTAATTCATCCAATAAGGAAATTAAGTTGGGATGTATATCAGAGAACCAAGTTGCCCCTAATTCCATCGGTGTTTCATTTTCTCCTTTTATGGTTTGTATTCTCCCACCACATCTATTCGAAGCTTCTAAGACTGTTGCATACACATTCTTTTTTGATAATAAATATGCCAAGGTAAGACCGCTAAGTCCAGCACCAATGATGATGATTCTTTCGTTTTGTTTCATTAATTGATATTTTCTGAATTCAGCTGTTTGGTAACGGTTTCGGTTATGAGTAGTTATCTGTTTTGATTAAGCACTAAATAACACTAAGTTTTAAATAGTGTTAGCAATAGTCTTTTTTACTATTATTTCATTCAGTTTCTGAGTATCTGGTTCCGCTATTTCATTCAAATCTAACGTAACTTTAGTTCCGTTAGTTTTTGTTATTATTAAGTTCTTATCGTTGAGTTCCGTCTTTATAATTTGGTTAAAAGTTAATGATTTTCCAAAAAAAGAATTGCCTTTAATGTTAACACCTTTTTTATTCCATTGTACATAGTTTTTATACCAAAACATTTTACTGTAATAAAGAACTTGTAATAAAAAACCACTTTTTAAAAAGTATGTATTTAAGTCTTTATTTGAATATGCTATAGGTTCAAAAATTCCAATCATAAAACAAATAATAGATAATATTAAGATTGCAATCCAAAACTTATTTCTCATATTATCAAAATGTATGTTTTTCATTTGCTTATTATTGATTTAATTAACTTATATGCACATAGAATTCCGATTGACGACATTACTCCACAAATTAAATATTCCTCCTTTGAATAATAATCTAACCCAGTTATAACTCCAAATATAGTCCACATAAGATTGGTTATAATTTCAAACTTATGCTTTGATTTGTTTTCAGCAGCGTTGTGTTTTGTCATAATATTGCCAACAGTTATAGTGTAAGTAGCCTTATGGTTTTGTGTACAGAATCTTGATAAAGCACTAATTTAGCAATTATTTTAAACAATTTTGTTAAGCGTTTTATCTTTTCTTTTATCGCTTTTCTAAAACATATTATTTTCTTATAATCCTTTGGAGAATAACCAATATACTTATGAAATAATCGGTTTATATTTCTTTCAGACACATTAAGTTCTTTACAAATGTTCTTAAATTTTAATGCTTTATCACATTCAATTATTGGTATAACTTGCTCAACTAATTGAATGTTCTTTTTTCTAAATCTCTGTTCTAAAAAAGATTCTAAGCTTTCAATCCTATTTTCTTTATGTGTATTGAACAAAACTTTTGAAAATTCAGTAATCTCAGAATCTCCAATTTCTTGAATTGGACATTTTGCAATGTCTGAGAAATTTTCATCAAAGAAATAGTTGATTCCTGTTGGCGTGAAATTAATTGCAATTTCATTTACATAATGTTTGTAACTAACAAATAAAGGCGCAACGTATTTCCCTATTGACAAAACCACTGCCCTCTTCGTTTGTACACTATCAATTTCAAGAATACCTGATTTATAATTTAAGTTAGCGTTTTAAAAAAAAATAATTGAACTAATGTTATGAGGAAAAGCAAAGTATGCTTTAGGAAATACATCTTTTTTGTCAAGAATAGTAAATTCTTGAGCTAGCAGAAAAGATATATAGAGGTACTTTTAGTGAAAAGTTAATGCATCTTCCTTACTTTTTACCACAGTATGTTATTCTAATATGTTTTTAGTACCACTTCGAACAAAAATTAGACTAAAACCAATTAGAGTTAGCGCATATCCTAAAACGAGCCGAAAAGGCAATGGGATGATATGCCACAAAATTAGATTTGCTATTAAAATAATGCCTATGCCTATCTTATGATTTTGATAGTAATTCAAACTTAAAATCAATAAACCAAGATTGAAAATTTTAGAGCTTGGACCTATACTCATAAAAGGGTTCCAGATAGAAGGAACTTTAGAAATATGATTAGTGAATTCATGTCGCAGTTCTTCGTTTGGAAAGCTCCACCAAATGAAGTCCAAGACACACATTCCAATAGTACAAGTAATCCCGATTAAAGTTAAAGGAATTCCTATTAGGCTAAATATTTTTTTAGGAAAAGAAACAACTTGAGGAATTAGTAAAACGACTCCAACTAACAAAAACCAATGTGCAAAATCTATAGGCTCTTGGGCATACACAAAATCATTTCCTTTAGATAATATAATCTGACCAATTAGTAAGAAGATTAATCCAATTATAAAGAATATTTTATATGTCATTTCGTTATGTTCATTGGTTCTTCAACATCTTGGCTATGAGGCGTATCCTGCAGGGTATGTATTATAGGTTTTGTAATAGCCTGTTTTAATTCCACATTCCATTTGATGCTGTTAAAATGATAGGATTCTTGTCTGTAATCAATATCGTCTGTTCGTGTTGAGTAACATATCCTCCTTTATTCCCAACTAAAGTCCAGCCATCATTTAATTCTACCGCAACTGTCGATTTTGTAGAGATAAATGTTTCAATAGCTACTGTTGTATTTTTTTTAAATCTTTCTCGATTTGTTTTAACTCGGTAGTTTAAAATGTTTTCTGGTTCTTCATGCAAACTTCTTCCAACGCCATGTCCAGCTAAGTTTTTAATAACTTTAAATCCAGATTTTTTTGCTTCCGTTTCTATTAAATGTCCAATGTCGGCTATTTTTACACCACCTTTTATATTGCTAATAGCTTTTTGTAAAATATTTTTAGACGCATCTACAAGAGGTTGATGATTATGAATATCCTTACCAAGTACAAAAGAACCTCCATTATCAGACCAAAATCCATTTAATTCGGCTGAAACATCAATGTTTATCAAGTCACCTTCTTTCAATATTTTTTTGTCAGATGGAATCCCATGAGCAGCTTCTTCATTTACACTTATACAAGCATATCCAGGAAATTCATACGTTTCATAAGGTGCTGATTTGGCCCCATAACTTTTTAAAATTTCAGCACCATATTCATCTAATTCTTTAGTTGACATACCAACTTTAGCGTATTCTTTCATGAGTTTTAGTGTAGTTCCAACAACTTCACTAACTTTTTTCATTCCGATTAATTCTGATTCTTTTGTTATTGACATTTCTTTATATGCATTGGTTTTTCAAAGGTTTTATATAAGATTAGTTGCGTTGTTTAAGCACTAAAGTTAGCAAATAAATCACAGATAGAAAGTCCGCAAGGATTATAGTAAGTAAGCACTAACTACCAATTAATTCTGTACGATGTTAGCACTAGTATTTTATTCAAATTCTAATTGTTTCATTACATTTTCAAGTCGAAACATTTTCCCTTTTAAGGTTCTTATTTTTGTTCCATCATTTTCAGTCAGAATTAGAGAAGGTAATGCGATCGATTCGTATTTGTTTTTAAATTTCTCATAATCCTGATATACTTTACTATTAATAACAAGTCCGCCACCCGGAAGGTCTATAAGGAATACAATGAGATTTTCTTCGGCATACTTTTTAAATTCAGGATTTTCAATTACTTTTTTATCCATTTTTTTACAAGGTGCGCACCATTCACTTCCAGTAAGAATTATTAGAATTTGTTTATTTTCTTTTTCTGCCAATTCTTTTGCTTCTTTCCATTCAGTAATCATTTCAACTTCTTGAGCGTTTCCAATTTGAATAAGAAATAGCAATACAATTATATTTATTAATGTTTTCAGTTTCATATTTGTACTAATGGTTTTACGTATTTATTTTCATTTCAGCTTGTCATTAATTCCTCTTTTATAAATTTTATAGCTTCTGCATAATAATTATTTCCATCCCAATCTCCGATTTCTATTTGAGTTCGCTCATTATGTAAACAAATAACGGGTGTTATTGGTTCTAATTGAATTCCGAAAGATTGTATTCCGTCATCATATATTGCGTAACTATTTTCAATTTCAGCTGTTCCCCAACTGGTTTTTTCTGTCAGTTTAGTTGCTCTATAAAACTTTAGAGTATTAAAAATTTCTGCTTCTTTGTCTTTTAATAGTTTATAAATATCTTTTCCAAACGAGACATATCTTGTTTTAACGTCGTTAAAAGTTTCCTCTATGTATTCTTGAGAATCATCTAACAAAAAGTGAATCATTATTAATTAGTTAGTTTGGTATTTAGCTTACATACAACTTTATATATAAGAATAGAGCGGTTTAAGAAGTGAGTATTTTCCGTAGAAAAACCAGAAACTAGCAAACAAAGTAATCAAAATTAGTTAAGCTAAAAATAGCATTTTTTTATATACTGTGGTAGCAAATGTATTTCAATTAGTTTTCTCTGTATTAAATATTTTATCCCAAATAAAGGTGTAAAACCCATAATTTTTGTGAAATAATTTATGATGATTTTGATGAAAAAAATTAGTTGTGAAAATTAAAAAATGAGGGTTTTTATTACTAATGTTTAAATGCGTAATAACGCCATAAAACCAATTAAAACCGAGAAACATTATAAACCCATACATATTAAGAGGAACTAGTAATGTTACTATAGTTACTAATAATCCAAATAGTACCGATTCCCAAGGGGACATATAATATAAACTAACACAATTAAAGCTTTCTGAATGTTCATGATGTTTTAAGTGAATGTTCTTTAAATAATATATATTATGAGAAGCCCAATGTAGAACATACATTAAAAAATCCATTAACAAGAAAAGAAATATAAAAGTTAACCATAAATTCAAGTTAGAAAATACAATATTTCCATTGATCCATAATATAAACCCAGGAATAGCAATTACTATATTTATAAATAATGTAAGTAATGAAGACAGTATTTCCTTTTTTGTAGTACTCGTTTTGTTTTTTTGAATTTTATCCCAAAAAATACTAACTCCTAAATTTAATAAATAAGCAACTATATTTAAAGCTATTAGTAATGAAAAAAATATGTAAGGGTTCTTTAAGTCCATTAATGTTCTTGGATCGAGGTGTATGTTTTCTAACGGTTTTGTATAAAATTATTGGCGTGGTTTAAGCCTTAAAGTTAGCAAGTATCATGTCTAGGTTTACTATTATTAACATAATTAGTATGGCTCTGAGACACTATCCTAAAAAGTGTGTAAGTTCAAAATTTCAGGGTTAGGTTATTTATAACTTAATCCTGTTTTCAAATATAGCTAAAAATTGATTTAGTATCACTCCCCAATTTCTGATTGGCATGGTCCATTTTTTAGTGCTTTCTCTCAAAGCTAAAAACACGGATTTCATAACTGCTTCATCGGTTGGAAACGAGAGTTTGTTTTTTGTGTATTTCCGTATCTTTCCATTTAGGTTTTCTATAAGATTTGTGGTGTAGATTATGGTTCTTATTTCAATAGGAAAATCAAAGAATACTGTAAGCTCATCCCAATTATTTTCCCAACTTTTAATGGCGTAAGAATATTTAGAATCCCATTTAGTTTTGAAGTCATTTAAAGCAGCTTTGGCAGCTTCTTTTGTAGGAGCAGTATAGATTTGCTTCATGTCACGAGTAAATTCCTTTTTGTCCTTCCAGACCACGTAACGACACGAATTTCTTATTTGATGCACAACACAAATTTGAGTCGTTGATTTCGGAAAAATAGTTTTAATAGTATCCGTAAATCCATTTAAATTATCGGTAGCTGTGATAAGTATATCTTGAGTTCCTCGAGCTTTAATATCGGTTAAAACACTCATCCAAAAGGCTGAAGATTCATTTTTACCTAACCATAATCCTAGGACTTCCTTTTTGCCATCTGTTCTCAGGCCTACTGCAATATAAATAGTCTTGTTTATGACTTTAGAGTTTTCCCTAACTTTAAATACGATGCCATCCATCCAAACAATTAGGTAAGTGGCCTCCAAAGGCCTGTTCCGCCAAGCAATAACATCTTCTGTAATCTTATCTGTAATCCTTGAAATAGTGGATGTAGAAATATTAAAATCGTACAGCTCACGTATTTGTTCTTCAATATCACTGTTACTCATGCCTTTGGCATAAAGCGATATAATAATATTTTCGATGCCTTCTGTTGTACTTTCTCTTTTCTTTACAATTAAAGGATTAAAAGAACTATCACGGTCTCGAGGAACTTGAATCTCTGTTTCTCCTAAAACGGATTTTAATTTCTTTTTAGTGTAACCATTTCGAAGGTTGGCTGCTTTACTTTTTTTGTGCTTATCGTAGTCTAAATGGGCATCTAGTTCCCCTTCTAGTAACTTCTCAATACCACGTTTGTGCAACTGTTCTAAAAAGGATGTTAGCTCTGGTGCATTCTTGAATTGTTTTAAAAAGTCTTCGTTTAATAAATCTTCTGGTTTCATAAGTGTGTAAAAGTTAAAATTAATGAATAAAAAAATCTCAGATTAATATTTAACCTGAGATTTTAAAACTTACACAGTTTATGAGATACTGCCTGTAAGTCCACCTTTTTTGCTAGATTACATTAATAATACGCAAACTTCAATTTAGTGAACCGACGTAAATGTTAGTGAGAAGGAAAGTTCGAAAATACTGAGCGAAGCTCTTGTACGTACGGTGATGTGAAAGGCGCGGCGACGATGTTTAAGTCGTCACCCGTCTATTATTTAAATCGTTCTTTTCATTTTGTTTTTTCTTCATATTCAAGTATATCTGATGGTTGGCATTCCAATGCTTCGCAAATGGCTTCCAAAGTAGAAAATCGAATTGCTTTAGCTTTTCCTGATTTTAAGATAGAAAGATTAGCAGTAGTAATACCAATAATTTCTGCCAAGTCTTTGCTTTTCATTTTGCGTTTAGCAAGTATAATGTCTAGGTTTACTATTATTGGCATAATTATATGGTTAGCTCGTTCTCTTCTTGTAAAATATTTCCTTTCTTTATTATAGAAGCTATAAGCAAAATAAAAGAAGAACATATAAATATAGGAACTGTTTTATGTACAGATTGCCCAAAAGCATATCCTAAATTGTATGACGTTAATTCATTTAAATAAAGGTTTTTAGTATTGCTTAGTAAAAAGAGTCCAATTCCATAAAAAATTAATCCTTTACCTACTTTAGTTAATTGTTTTACATTTTCGCTTGAAAAATAATTGTTCCTTGAAAATGATGTAATAACTTTTCTAAAGATAAAAGCAAGATAAACTAAAAATATAGTCAAAATACTCCCTGAAATTATGAATATAGTTCTATTTAGATTACTCCATTCAGTAGGAAAGTCAATCCCATGAACTTCGAAAGTTGTAGGCTTATCCACTAAAAAGAGAATTATCGAATACATCTTTCCAAAAACTTCTACAATTAAAATAATAATGAGTGTTTTAATAAATGCATTTAAAAATTTTAATATTGTTTTCATATTTTAGTATTATTGTTTAATGACGTA contains:
- a CDS encoding helix-turn-helix domain-containing protein, with translation MPIIVNLDIILAKRKMKSKDLAEIIGITTANLSILKSGKAKAIRFSTLEAICEALECQPSDILEYEEKTK
- a CDS encoding thioredoxin family protein, producing the protein MKLKTLINIIVLLFLIQIGNAQEVEMITEWKEAKELAEKENKQILIILTGSEWCAPCKKMDKKVIENPEFKKYAEENLIVFLIDLPGGGLVINSKVYQDYEKFKNKYESIALPSLILTENDGTKIRTLKGKMFRLENVMKQLEFE
- a CDS encoding DUF2975 domain-containing protein, with amino-acid sequence MKTILKFLNAFIKTLIIILIVEVFGKMYSIILFLVDKPTTFEVHGIDFPTEWSNLNRTIFIISGSILTIFLVYLAFIFRKVITSFSRNNYFSSENVKQLTKVGKGLIFYGIGLFLLSNTKNLYLNELTSYNLGYAFGQSVHKTVPIFICSSFILLIASIIKKGNILQEENELTI
- a CDS encoding flavin monoamine oxidase family protein; its protein translation is MKQNERIIIIGAGLSGLTLAYLLSKKNVYATVLEASNRCGGRIQTIKGENETPMELGATWFSDIHPNLISLLDELELKKFPQYSKGKSLFQTKSFEPAQEFYIPEAETPSYRIAGGTEHLISTLYEKIDAEHIKLKTKVVCIEDIENELIVHSNKGEKFIADKVILCLPVQLVGSQIKFIPELPNNISAVLPTVQTWMAGSIKFVLEYSEPFWRRNGYSGMLYSHVGIVSEMYDHTNFEEDKFGFTGFLNGSSSTYTKALRKALVLKQLEELLGEDASTPLTYSEKIWTDDFILNGNRLINIPHQNNGHPVFKETYMGDKLYFSGTESTDEFSGYMEGAILSALNTLKKIRE
- a CDS encoding IS256 family transposase, giving the protein MKPEDLLNEDFLKQFKNAPELTSFLEQLHKRGIEKLLEGELDAHLDYDKHKKSKAANLRNGYTKKKLKSVLGETEIQVPRDRDSSFNPLIVKKRESTTEGIENIIISLYAKGMSNSDIEEQIRELYDFNISTSTISRITDKITEDVIAWRNRPLEATYLIVWMDGIVFKVRENSKVINKTIYIAVGLRTDGKKEVLGLWLGKNESSAFWMSVLTDIKARGTQDILITATDNLNGFTDTIKTIFPKSTTQICVVHQIRNSCRYVVWKDKKEFTRDMKQIYTAPTKEAAKAALNDFKTKWDSKYSYAIKSWENNWDELTVFFDFPIEIRTIIYTTNLIENLNGKIRKYTKNKLSFPTDEAVMKSVFLALRESTKKWTMPIRNWGVILNQFLAIFENRIKL
- a CDS encoding sterol desaturase family protein, with the translated sequence MDLKNPYIFFSLLIALNIVAYLLNLGVSIFWDKIQKNKTSTTKKEILSSLLTLFINIVIAIPGFILWINGNIVFSNLNLWLTFIFLFLLMDFLMYVLHWASHNIYYLKNIHLKHHEHSESFNCVSLYYMSPWESVLFGLLVTIVTLLVPLNMYGFIMFLGFNWFYGVITHLNISNKNPHFLIFTTNFFHQNHHKLFHKNYGFYTFIWDKIFNTEKTN
- the map gene encoding type I methionyl aminopeptidase, which codes for MSITKESELIGMKKVSEVVGTTLKLMKEYAKVGMSTKELDEYGAEILKSYGAKSAPYETYEFPGYACISVNEEAAHGIPSDKKILKEGDLINIDVSAELNGFWSDNGGSFVLGKDIHNHQPLVDASKNILQKAISNIKGGVKIADIGHLIETEAKKSGFKVIKNLAGHGVGRSLHEEPENILNYRVKTNRERFKKNTTVAIETFISTKSTVAVELNDGWTLVGNKGGYVTQHEQTILITDKNPIILTASNGMWN
- a CDS encoding AraC family transcriptional regulator, with translation MVLSIGKYVAPLFVSYKHYVNEIAINFTPTGINYFFDENFSDIAKCPIQEIGDSEITEFSKVLFNTHKENRIESLESFLEQRFRKKNIQLVEQVIPIIECDKALKFKNICKELNVSERNINRLFHKYIGYSPKDYKKIICFRKAIKEKIKRLTKLFKIIAKLVLYQDSVHKTIRLLTL